One genomic region from Tripterygium wilfordii isolate XIE 37 chromosome 20, ASM1340144v1, whole genome shotgun sequence encodes:
- the LOC119987008 gene encoding uncharacterized protein At4g10930 isoform X3, translating to MEGDCNLDTSIACDSCDIWYHAVCVGFDPEGTSEDTWLCPRCAVGEALQKTDLTSEQKTFDQCAPENGYCGLLAEATLSRKVSVPVYDEDKMAVIVSMAGGDPGTKEPGESGSLHEVSQQSVTTLKQKTCHQHAKEGTHSEHFAEATFSGKVSVTLADEGETAVVVSMVRENQSTAEPDDFGSNFTVDEDLKVISYDPDRYSLKVEEPSVEKTIIQPILESQELDLSLSHHKSFSMPSNSLVIDKLKSGSDHGTMNKMNSSKGVENSSRQTLNGLCAADKLYESESNMDIHLGLYLGSFSPVNDLRNNATGDKVTGGVKLQNAADDLLSKAGKIVLDEKKDPARIIGVKRKDADCRSDGDEETKAKAQTDIIVKKIRSEGDFQLIPSKKQADTPISVDLGKCSPLKAVSGDDEMKYYTEKKAVTSDIMSIVQGTSQRSSKEFERLIPADECSKQRENVACLRVKKIMRRASEDKDSSIVVQKLRRDIREAILNKSSKDITDNLFEPKLLAAFRAAIAGPSPESVGKISRLAMKAKKSILQKGKVRENLTKKIYGNSNGRRKAAWDRDCEVEFWKHRCVRATKPEKIETLKSVLNLLQKSPEDLKAEQALEWESTNPILSRLYLADTSVFPRKDDIKPVSALKTPGNPVSDKEQLISVENKVLPKVGIPVTTTIAPFSKGNTASSKANLKKQKESSSSGTQREVVKSDVKPDTRKLALEVLARRKVDAGKNAVSGKQEDSVMLKGSYPLLAQLPVDMRPVLAASFHNKIPMSVRQTQLYRMAEGFLKKANLSEIRRTAETELAIADAVNIEKEVADKSNSKVVYFNLCSQEILHRSDDSKSLKAKESNPSPEVAVAIGGSKETADEVPIDPEVTDALRTAGLLSDSPPGSPHQRMEVPSDVDNCSLIGQEGPENVFEVDSHPEIDIYGDFEYDLADEDYIGATAMKVSTQPAEEALSKVKVVFSTLNSKMSNDVSDSEDRLRPENGIPNYSPHTLENHSGTAIGSFPTEAETKSYVLSESLPKEESGEQSDAECETLYGPDKQPLIDKFPELVEFPAENKITRDDENHQLNQSGKASQFESEGSSEKIVVASSVEGNLLHSQTSENVPRKEKMPDADTNQQNDGVKSVSKKVEAYIKEHMRPLCKIGVITAEQYRWVVAKTTDKVMKYHSKDKNANFLIKEGEKVKKLAEQYVEAAQQKEKSHPQ from the exons ATGGAGGGAGATTGCAATCTTGACACATCAATTGCTTGCGATTCATGTGATATTTG GTATCATGCTGTCTGTGTGGGTTTTGATCCTGAAGGCACGTCCGAGGATACATGGTTATGTCCAAG ATGCGCAGTTGGTGAAGCGCTACAAAAAACTGATCTTACTTCAGAACAGAAGACATTCGACCAGTGTGCTCCAGAAAATGGTTATTGCGGACTTCTTGCAGAGGCTACTTTGTCTAGAAAGGTCTCTGTACCTGTTTATGATGAAGACAAGATGGCTGTTATTGTCTCAATGGCTGGAGGAGATCCAGGAACTAAAGAACCAGGTGAGAGCGGTTCACTTCATGAAGTCTCGCAACAATCTGTTACAACTTTGAAACAGAAGACATGCCACCAGCATGCTAAAGAAGGTACTCATAGTGAGCACTTTGCTGAGGCTACTTTCTCTGGAAAGGTCTCTGTAACTCTTGCTGATGAAGGAGAGACAGCTGTTGTTGTCTCAATGGTTAGAGAAAATCAATCCACTGCAGAACCAGATGACTTTGGATCAAACTTCACAGTTGATGAGGATCTCAAAGTCATATCATATGATCCTGATCGCTATAGCTTGAAGGTGGAAGAACCGTCCGTTGAGAAAACTATTATTCAGCCAATCTTGGAGTCTCAGGAACTGGATCTGTCCTTATCTCATCATAAGTCTTTTAGTATGCCTTCTAATTCATTGGTGATTGATAAATTAAAGTCTGGATCTGATCATGGAACGATGAATAAAATGAATAGCTCTAAAGGTGTTGAGAATTCTTCAAGACAGACACTCAATGGGTTGTGCGCTGCAGACAAACTATATGAAAGTGAATCCAATATGGATATTCATCTTGGTTTATATTTGGGTTCCTTTTCGCCAG TTAATGATTTGAGAAATAATGCAACTGGAGACAAAGTGACTGGAGGAGTGAAGCTGCAGAATGCTGCAGATGACCTCTTGTCAAAAG CTGGCAAGATTGTGCTTGATGAGAAAAAGGATCCTGCCAGAATTATTGGTGTGAAAAGAAAGGATGCTGATTGCAG GAGTGATGGTGATGAAGAAACCAAAGCAAAAGCCCAGACTGACATTATTGTGAAAAAAATTAGGTCTGAGGGAGATTTTCAATTGATTCCTTCGAAGAAGCAAGCTGACACACCAATTTCAGTTGATCTAGGAAAATGCTCCCCCCTGAAAGCAGTTTCTGGAGATGATGAAATGAAATATTATACAGAAAAGAAAGCTGTTACTTCTGATATTATGAGTATAGTACAGGGGACCAGTCAAAGATCATCAAAAGAGTTTGAACGATTGATCCCTGCTGATGAATGctcaaaacaaagagaaaatgtGGCCTGCTTGAGGgtcaaaaaaattatgaggagAGCTTCTGAGGATAAAGACTCCTCAATAGTAGTTCAAAAATTAAGAAGAGATATAAGAGAAGCTATTCTGAACAAGTCTTCAAAAGACATTACAGATAACCTCTTTGAACCAAAGCTTCTTGCCGCTTTCAGAGCAGCTATAGCAGGGCCCAGCCCTGAATCTGTTGGTAAGATATCACGATTGGCCATGAAAGCAAAGAAGTCCATATTGCAGAAGGGTAAAGTTCGTGAGAATCTGACAAAGAAAATATATGGGAATTCCAATGGAAGACGAAAGGCTGCATGGGACCGTGATTGTGAAGTTGAATTCTGGAAGCATCGCTGTGTGAGAGCTACGAAGCCTGAAAAGATTGAAACTTTGAAGTCGGTTCTAAACCTCCTACAAAAGAGCCCAGAGGACCTAAAGGCAGAGCAGGCACTTGAATGGGAGTCCACAAATCCCATCCTTTCTAGATTGTATTTAGCTGATACATCTGTTTTCCCGCGCAAGGATGATATTAAACCCGTCTCAGCGCTCAAAACTCCTGGTAATCCTGTATCAGATAAAGAACAACTCATTTCGGTTGAGAATAAGGTTTTACCGAAGGTCGGTATTCCAGTGACTACTACAATTGCTCCATTCTCAAAGGGCAACACTGCTTCCAGTAAAGCGAATttgaaaaaacagaaagaaagttCTTCCTCAGGTACGCAGAGAGAAGTGGTTAAATCTGACGTCAAACCTGATACAAGAAAATTAGCTCTGGAAGTTCTTGCAAGGAGAAAGGTTGATGCAGGCAAGAATGCAGTGTCTGGGAAACAAGAAGACAGTGTCATGCTGAAAGGAAGTTATCCCTTACTT GCTCAGCTACCAGTTGACATGAGACCAGTATTAGCTGCCAGCTTCCATAATAAGATTCCCATGTCAGTTAGGCAG ACACAGCTTTACCGCATGGCGGAGGGCTTCTTGAAGAAAGCAAATCTTTCAGAGATCCGCAGAACCGCAGAAACTGAATTGGCTATAGCTGATGCAGTCAATATCGAGAAGGAGGTAGCTGATAAGTCAAACAGCAAGGTAGTGTATTTCAATCTTTGTTCCCAGGAAATATTGCATCGCTCCGATGACAGCAAGTCTTTGAAAGCCAAGGAATCAAATCCCTCACCTGAAGTAGCAGTAGCGATTGGTGGCTCAAAAGAAACTGCTGATGAGGTTCCAATTGATCCTGAGGTCACAGATGCATTAAGAACTGCGGGCCTTTTGTCTGATTCTCCGCCTGGTAGTCCACATCAGAGAATGGAGGTTCCCAGTGATGTGGACAATTGTTCTTTGATTGGGCAGGAAGGGCCAGAAAATGTCTTTGAAGTGGATTCTCATCCAGAGATAGATATTTATGGtgattttgagtatgatttagcAGATGAAGACTACATCGGTGCAACTGCAATGAAAGTCTCGACGCAACCAGCAGAGGAAGCCCTGTCAAAagtgaaagtagttttctccacACTCAATTCTAAAATGTCAAATGATGTTTCAGATTCTGAAGATCGTCTTAGGCCTGAGAATGGTATACCTAATTATTCTCCTCACACCCTGGAGAATCACAGTGGTACAGCCATCGGAAGCTTCCCAACAGAGGCTGAGACCAAATCTTATGTTCTTTCAGAATCCTTACCTAAAGAAGAAAGTGGAGAACAATCCGATGCAGAATGTGAAACATTATATGGCCCAGACAAACAACCACTAATAGATAAATTCCCGGAGCTGGTGGAATTTCCAGCTGAGAACAAGATTACTCGAGATGATGAAAATCATCAGTTAAATCAATCAGGAAAAGCATCCCAGTTTGAAAGTGAGGGCTCCAGTGAGAAAATTGTTGTTGCCTCTTCAGTTGAAGGGAATCTACTCCATTCTCAAACAAGTGAGAATGTTCCGAGGAAGGAGAAGATGCCCGATGCCGACACTAACCAGCAAAACGATGGTGTGAAATCTGTATCTAAGAAG GTTGAAGCATACATTAAGGAGCACATGAGGCCACTGTGTAAGATTGGTGTGATAACAGCTGAACAGTATAGGTGGGTAGTGGCGAAAACGACTGATAAAGTTATGAAATATCACTCCAAAGACAAGAATGCAAATTTCTTGATCAAGGAAGGAGAGAAGGTGAAGAAACTAGCCGAGCAATATGTGGAGGCAGCCCAGCAGAAGGAAAAGAGCCATCCTcaatga